One window of Aliarcobacter lanthieri genomic DNA carries:
- a CDS encoding AEC family transporter, producing MLDPVLPIAIFLLIGYLFKIVFQDNSKQLVDFIIYFSLPAIVFSKIYPLTIDSRILALIIMFIGIILFNLLLSFLVGKLLKLNRLHLATFMIMATFGNTSFIGLSYIDAFYGQDFIVYGLIYDIFCSFLLLVSVGVFIITWGSGRRNSVIDISKSIFLFPPMIMFFLTMFAKNFEIPKFLIYTADNLGSTLVPIAMIAIGMKLELKYIFSKLHIVTTAVILKMVIVPIIVLFTFEYFYTIDVTWVKVTIIEVAMPPMTMAAVLAIKGGLDEKIAINSLVLGVIASLFTITFFVQYLA from the coding sequence ATGTTAGACCCAGTTTTACCAATAGCAATATTTTTATTAATTGGTTATTTATTCAAAATAGTTTTTCAAGATAATTCAAAACAACTTGTAGATTTTATTATATATTTTTCATTACCAGCAATAGTATTTTCAAAGATTTATCCATTAACTATAGATTCTAGAATTTTAGCATTAATTATTATGTTTATAGGAATTATTTTATTTAATCTTTTACTATCATTTTTAGTAGGAAAATTATTAAAATTAAACCGATTACATCTTGCAACTTTTATGATTATGGCAACTTTTGGAAATACATCTTTTATAGGACTTTCATATATTGATGCATTTTATGGACAAGATTTTATAGTTTATGGTTTAATTTATGATATTTTTTGTTCATTCTTACTTTTAGTATCTGTTGGAGTATTTATAATAACTTGGGGAAGTGGAAGAAGAAATTCTGTTATAGATATATCAAAATCAATATTTTTATTTCCACCAATGATAATGTTTTTTTTAACAATGTTTGCAAAAAACTTTGAAATTCCAAAATTTTTAATATATACAGCAGATAATTTAGGTTCAACATTAGTTCCTATTGCAATGATTGCAATAGGAATGAAATTAGAGCTAAAATACATATTCTCAAAATTACATATTGTAACTACAGCAGTAATTTTAAAAATGGTAATTGTACCAATCATAGTACTTTTTACTTTTGAATATTTTTACACAATTGATGTAACTTGGGTAAAAGTTACAATTATAGAAGTTGCAATGCCTCCTATGACAATGGCTGCTGTTTTAGCTATAAAAGGTGGTTTAGATGAGAAAATTGCTATTAATTCTTTAGTATTAGGAGTAATTGCAAGTTTATTCACAATTACTTTCTTTGTACAATATTTAGCGTAG
- the fmt gene encoding methionyl-tRNA formyltransferase produces the protein MSKRILFMGTPDYATTIFKELINSSYEVIGLFTQPDKPVGRKQLLTPPHIKQFCIDNSIDIPIFQPNKLKDNLAAYIAIKELNPDFIIVAAYGQILPKDILNLAPCINLHASLLPKYRGASPIQEALLNDDYYTGVTSMFMEEGLDSGDILAFKYLKISSSMEVVEAFEKLSNIAAKLTITTLDNYNKLNPIKQNEAEVSFCKKIRKDDGLVDFLDAKKLFLKYKAYSFWPGIFLESELKLKDIELIEENSKNESGKILEIDKDFIVIGCKKGSLKIKTLQAPSKKAICAVDFVRGQRLEIGNILA, from the coding sequence TTGAGTAAAAGAATATTATTTATGGGAACACCAGATTATGCAACTACAATTTTTAAAGAGTTAATAAATAGCTCTTATGAAGTTATAGGACTTTTTACTCAACCTGATAAACCAGTTGGAAGAAAACAGCTTTTGACTCCACCTCATATAAAACAATTTTGTATTGATAATTCTATTGATATTCCAATTTTTCAACCAAATAAATTAAAAGACAATTTAGCTGCATATATTGCTATAAAAGAGCTAAATCCTGATTTTATAATAGTTGCTGCATATGGACAAATATTACCAAAAGATATTTTAAACCTTGCTCCATGTATAAATCTTCATGCTTCTCTTTTGCCAAAATATAGAGGAGCTAGTCCTATTCAAGAAGCACTTTTAAATGATGATTATTATACAGGTGTTACTTCTATGTTTATGGAAGAGGGACTTGATAGTGGAGATATTTTAGCTTTTAAATATTTGAAGATTTCTTCTTCAATGGAAGTAGTTGAAGCTTTTGAAAAATTGTCTAATATTGCAGCAAAACTTACAATTACAACTTTAGATAATTACAATAAATTAAATCCAATAAAACAGAATGAAGCTGAAGTAAGCTTTTGTAAAAAAATAAGAAAAGATGATGGTTTAGTTGATTTTTTAGATGCAAAAAAACTATTTCTAAAATATAAAGCATATTCTTTTTGGCCTGGTATTTTTTTAGAATCAGAATTAAAGTTAAAAGATATTGAACTTATTGAAGAAAATTCAAAAAATGAATCTGGGAAAATATTGGAAATAGATAAAGATTTTATTGTTATTGGTTGTAAAAAAGGAAGTTTAAAAATAAAAACTTTACAAGCCCCTTCAAAAAAAGCTATATGTGCAGTTGATTTTGTGAGAGGACAAAGGCTTGAAATAGGTAATATTTTAGCGTAA
- the rplU gene encoding 50S ribosomal protein L21 codes for MYAIIKCGGKQYKVSEGDILDIDYTGKAAQETLEITDVIAVNNGELKTGDAVAKAKVEAVVVLDGTGVNRAKKVVIYKKRRRKDSKLKRGFRKSFTKIRITKIAA; via the coding sequence AAAACAGTATAAAGTATCAGAAGGTGATATTTTAGATATTGATTATACTGGTAAAGCTGCACAAGAAACATTAGAAATCACTGATGTAATCGCTGTAAATAATGGTGAATTAAAAACTGGTGATGCAGTTGCTAAAGCAAAAGTAGAAGCAGTTGTAGTTTTAGATGGAACAGGTGTAAATAGAGCAAAAAAAGTTGTAATTTACAAAAAAAGAAGAAGAAAAGATTCTAAATTAAAAAGAGGTTTTAGAAAAAGCTTCACAAAAATTAGAATTACAAAAATAGCTGCATAA
- the proB gene encoding glutamate 5-kinase — translation MKRIVIKVGTAVLTQDGELAYDRMKNLVKLISKLKNDKKLEVILVSSGAVGAGYTSLKLEKTILNKQVLASIGQPKLMKTYQEMFEEYNIICAQMLFVANDFDSRKSSKNLKIVASTLLENDILPIVNENDILSPEILIGDNDQMAAYVAYYFKADMLAILTDIDGYYDRNPREFSDAKLQKIVTEIPQEELDRKPSANSKFATGGIVTKLKAADFLMQKNIPMYLTSGFDLTNAYDFLVDENHKSGTIFKNKD, via the coding sequence ATGAAAAGAATAGTTATAAAAGTTGGAACAGCTGTTTTAACTCAAGATGGTGAATTAGCTTATGATAGAATGAAAAATCTTGTAAAGTTAATATCAAAACTTAAGAATGATAAAAAATTAGAAGTTATTTTAGTCTCTTCTGGTGCTGTTGGAGCTGGATATACATCTTTAAAATTAGAGAAAACAATTTTAAATAAACAAGTTTTAGCATCTATTGGACAGCCAAAATTAATGAAAACTTATCAAGAGATGTTTGAAGAATATAATATTATTTGTGCTCAAATGTTATTTGTTGCAAATGATTTTGATTCAAGAAAAAGTTCGAAGAATTTAAAAATAGTTGCTAGTACACTTTTAGAAAATGATATTTTACCAATTGTAAATGAAAATGATATTTTATCTCCTGAAATTTTAATAGGAGATAATGATCAAATGGCTGCTTATGTAGCTTACTATTTTAAAGCTGATATGCTAGCAATCTTAACTGATATTGATGGATACTATGATAGAAATCCAAGAGAATTTTCTGATGCAAAACTTCAAAAAATTGTTACAGAAATTCCACAAGAAGAACTAGATAGAAAACCTAGTGCTAACTCAAAATTTGCAACTGGTGGGATAGTTACTAAATTAAAAGCTGCTGATTTTTTAATGCAGAAAAATATTCCTATGTATTTAACTAGTGGATTTGATTTGACAAATGCATATGATTTTTTAGTTGATGAAAATCATAAAAGTGGAACAATTTTTAAAAATAAGGATTAG
- the rpmA gene encoding 50S ribosomal protein L27 translates to MAHKKGQGSTQNNRDSAGRRLGVKKFGGEVVKAGNIIIRQRGTRVHLGSNVGMGKDHTIYSLIDGVVKFEIKDKNRKKVSVYAAL, encoded by the coding sequence ATGGCTCACAAAAAAGGTCAGGGAAGTACTCAAAATAATAGAGATTCAGCTGGAAGAAGACTTGGTGTTAAAAAATTTGGTGGTGAAGTTGTAAAAGCTGGTAATATCATCATTAGACAAAGAGGAACTAGAGTTCATTTAGGTAGCAATGTAGGTATGGGAAAAGATCATACAATATACTCTTTAATTGATGGTGTAGTTAAATTTGAAATTAAAGATAAAAATAGAAAAAAAGTTTCAGTTTACGCTGCTTTGTAA
- the obgE gene encoding GTPase ObgE: MFIDSARFSVSSGKGGQGCASFRREKFIVQGGPDGGDGGKGGDVYFLVDNNTDTLSFYKGKRVFKADKGKPGLGRQKTGKSGEPLVLIVPPGTQIIDDDTDEVLFDLLENGQKILFLEGGKGGLGNVHFKNSRNQRPTYFQPGLPGVTKNIRLELKLIADVGLVGYPNVGKSTLISVTSNATPEIANYEFTTLTPKLGVVSVGDYHSFVMADIPGIIDGASEGKGLGLEFLRHIERTKTLLFVIDVANYRTMIEQYNVLKEELVKFSDELSKRAYSIVLSKIDGYYGENLIKDIEEFLKAINLEISNTNEFKFDNNLPYFVQDLVYSKFDSSKPYFVLPISSLNKTNISSLKYALYGMLGK, from the coding sequence ATGTTTATAGATAGTGCAAGATTTAGTGTAAGTTCTGGAAAAGGTGGGCAAGGTTGTGCTTCTTTTAGAAGAGAGAAGTTTATTGTTCAAGGTGGTCCAGATGGTGGAGATGGTGGAAAAGGTGGAGATGTTTATTTCTTAGTAGATAATAATACAGATACACTATCTTTTTATAAAGGTAAAAGAGTATTTAAAGCTGATAAAGGGAAACCAGGACTTGGAAGACAAAAAACTGGAAAATCTGGAGAGCCATTAGTTTTAATAGTACCTCCTGGAACACAAATAATTGATGATGATACAGATGAGGTATTATTTGATTTATTAGAAAATGGTCAAAAAATTTTATTTCTAGAAGGTGGGAAAGGTGGACTTGGAAATGTTCACTTTAAGAACTCAAGAAATCAAAGACCTACTTATTTTCAACCAGGGCTTCCAGGTGTTACAAAAAATATTAGGCTTGAATTAAAACTTATTGCTGATGTTGGACTTGTTGGTTATCCAAATGTTGGAAAATCTACTTTAATTTCTGTTACTTCAAATGCAACTCCGGAAATAGCAAACTATGAGTTTACAACACTTACTCCAAAACTTGGAGTTGTAAGCGTTGGTGATTATCATTCTTTTGTTATGGCTGATATTCCTGGAATTATTGATGGTGCTAGTGAAGGAAAAGGTTTAGGACTAGAATTTTTAAGACATATTGAAAGAACAAAGACTCTTTTATTTGTAATTGATGTTGCGAATTATAGAACAATGATTGAACAATATAATGTTTTAAAAGAAGAACTTGTAAAATTCTCTGATGAATTATCTAAAAGGGCTTATTCAATAGTTTTAAGTAAAATTGATGGTTATTATGGAGAAAATTTAATAAAAGATATAGAAGAATTTTTAAAAGCTATAAACTTAGAAATAAGTAATACAAATGAGTTTAAATTTGATAATAATTTACCATATTTTGTACAAGATTTGGTATATTCAAAATTTGATAGTAGCAAACCATATTTTGTCTTACCTATATCATCACTAAATAAAACAAATATAAGTTCACTTAAATATGCTCTTTATGGAATGTTAGGAAAATAG